AaatcacaactgaaaaacaAACACCCTTAGCTATTGGAAAATGGTTACGTGCACTGCTTCTATTGAATATTACAAGTAGGTTGCacgggggcgcgacagtcgagaccgacgacagtcgaggcctgcgacagtagaggactgttttccagtcctctacggtcgtaggcctcgactgtcgggagtgtacgaaaattgaagaatcctctactgtcgcctaacgcaggcgacatttgaggcgtCTTTTTCAGGAATCCTCTACCGtcgcaggcctcgactgtcggggctgtatagaaattagagaggcctcaactgtcgcctaaggcaggcgacatttgagacctctttttcaggagtcctctaccgtcgcaggtctcgaatGTCGTAGGTCtgtaccgtcgctggtctcgactgtcgcaggactcttctgtcgtttgcctcgtttgacatcgacccagGTTGCACACTCTAGCAttgaaagtttttcaacttttcgATCCACCCAACCGAAAAAATACCCTTAGCTATTGGAAAATGGTTACTtgctttttttttcaaattttcgatTCTCCCAACCGAAGAAAACCCTTAGCTATTGGAAAATGGTTACTTGCACCTGACTCTACCACGACTTTTGGGCATTGCAACTGTACATCACATATCGGACTCTAACATTgaaagtttttttcaaattttcgatTCTCCCACCGAAGAAAACCCCGTAGCTATTGGAAAATGGTTTCTTGCACCTGAATATACTGCGACCAGTATTACAAGTTTACATCACATCAGACTTACGTTTAGAATTAAACGTTATTTCAACTTTTCGATCCTTTCAACCGAAAAAAACCCTTTTATCTATTAGAAAATGTTATTGTGCACCTTACTGTACGGTACCGCgtctattgaatattatttcaagtttacaTCAGATATCGGACTCTAGAATTGAGAGTTCTTCAACTTTTCGATTCTGCCAACCGAAAAAACCCTTagctattgaaaaatattctcgTGCACCTTACTATTGTACGACCAGCCCTTACTCCGCgtctattgaatattatttcaagtttacaTCGGATATCGGACTCTAGAATTGAGAGTATTTTGAGCTTTTCGATCCTGCCAACCGAAAAAAACCCCCTAGCTATTGAAAAATGTTCTCGTGCACCTTAATATTGTGCGACCAGCCCTTACTCCGCgtctattgaaattgaatattatttcaagtttagaTCGGGTATCGGACTCTAGAATTGagagttttttcaacttttcgatCCTGCCAACCGAAAAAAAACCCCTAGCTATTGAAAAATGTTCTCGTGCACCTTAATATTGTGCGACCAGCCCTTACTCCGCgtctattgaaattgaatattatttcaagtttagaTCGGGTATCGGACTCTAGAATTGagagttttttcaacttttcgatCCTGCCAACCGAAAAAAAACCCCCTTagctattgaaaaatattctcgTGCACCTTACTATTGTGCGACCAGCCCTTACTCTTGCGCCAGGTGCCGCTGGTACAAACCCCCGCCCCCTCCACCACTCGTTGATGTCCCGGTAGGACTTTGTGGGGTAGTCATCGTGGACCATGGCACAGACCCGGCAGAAGAAGTGGGTGTTGATGAACTCTCCCATGCCCTTCCACTTGAAGTAGGAGTTGTAGAGGTCGTCATCCTGGTCCAGCTTGTGGAGGTACTCGGCCAGCTGTTTGGGCGACTCAAAGTCGTCCACGTGGATGTAGGAGTGACGTGGCGCGCTTTTGGCGTAGTCCTCGGGTGGCGCGCCCATCACGATTGGGAGCACGTTACGTCTGTGGATGAGAAACATCAAcggaataattaataaatgagcTTTAGAGAACTTAACGAGTACTATagtggtgaggtccacgttataatggcagtatttgattaacattggtgttgctatcctatgtatcaatgtataaataaataaataaatatagcgctatccttttctagctccgcaatgaTGCCATatcgtttttcaataatcaAGATCTATAATTTATATACGAA
This genomic window from Nilaparvata lugens isolate BPH unplaced genomic scaffold, ASM1435652v1 scaffold6756, whole genome shotgun sequence contains:
- the LOC120356429 gene encoding glycoprotein 3-alpha-L-fucosyltransferase A-like, which translates into the protein MLDTKYKFYLAFENSNCKDYITEKFFVNGLGRNVLPIVMGAPPEDYAKSAPRHSYIHVDDFESPKQLAEYLHKLDQDDDLYNSYFKWKGMGEFINTHFFCRVCAMVHDDYPTKSYRDINEWWRGRGFVPAAPGAR